A single region of the Halopiger xanaduensis SH-6 genome encodes:
- a CDS encoding nascent polypeptide-associated complex protein: MFGGGGGGLNPRKMEQMMEQMGIDVDDIDAEEVIIRTDEHDLVFSDPEVTKMDARGQETYQIIGSPEEVESGAAGGAADSGAGADEDAGPSIPDEDVELVATRAGVSEDDARAALEENDGDLAAAVEDLE, translated from the coding sequence ATGTTCGGAGGAGGCGGCGGCGGACTCAATCCGCGTAAAATGGAGCAGATGATGGAACAGATGGGCATCGACGTCGACGACATCGATGCCGAAGAAGTGATCATCCGGACCGACGAGCACGACCTCGTCTTCAGCGACCCCGAGGTCACGAAGATGGACGCTCGCGGCCAGGAAACCTACCAGATTATCGGCTCGCCCGAGGAGGTCGAGTCCGGTGCGGCCGGCGGCGCTGCCGACAGCGGTGCCGGTGCCGACGAAGACGCCGGCCCGTCGATCCCCGACGAGGACGTCGAACTCGTCGCCACCCGCGCCGGCGTCAGCGAGGACGACGCCCGCGCCGCCCTCGAGGAGAACGACGGCGACCTCGCCGCGGCGGTCGAGGACCTCGAGTAG
- a CDS encoding M48 family metallopeptidase: MNKTGLQLRMAVAGSILFGLYLAAAWFFSILFGVSFVIVLIPSIVLLPAGQYKLGKWLAVRSTGAEDMPEEGQYRRVHEMTESLCRDMNMDKPRLMVADMGVPNAFATGRKGAGIVVVSSELMRLLDEDELEGVIAHELAHLKNRDTVIMVLGQSIATVVSYAVFFLVQALGDENPGGFIIAWIASIIANFLVMIFVMAISRYREYVADDTARQYIGSGDPLARALEKISAGAEGREPRVEDSGVNALCIFNADRSMLQRIFSTHPPTEKRIEKLRS; this comes from the coding sequence ATGAACAAAACTGGGTTACAACTGCGGATGGCGGTGGCCGGATCGATCCTGTTCGGCCTCTATCTGGCCGCAGCGTGGTTCTTCTCGATCCTGTTCGGGGTCAGCTTCGTCATCGTGCTGATTCCGAGCATCGTCCTGCTACCGGCGGGACAGTACAAACTCGGCAAGTGGCTCGCGGTCAGAAGCACGGGTGCCGAGGACATGCCCGAAGAGGGCCAGTACCGGCGGGTTCACGAGATGACCGAATCGCTCTGCCGGGACATGAACATGGACAAGCCCCGGCTGATGGTCGCCGACATGGGCGTCCCTAACGCCTTCGCCACCGGCCGGAAGGGAGCCGGCATCGTCGTCGTCTCGAGCGAACTCATGCGCCTGCTCGACGAGGACGAACTCGAGGGGGTCATCGCCCACGAGCTGGCTCACCTCAAGAACCGCGACACGGTCATAATGGTGCTCGGGCAGTCGATCGCGACCGTCGTGAGCTACGCCGTGTTCTTCCTCGTCCAGGCGCTGGGTGACGAAAACCCCGGCGGCTTCATCATCGCGTGGATCGCCTCGATCATCGCGAACTTCCTCGTGATGATCTTCGTGATGGCGATCTCGCGGTACCGCGAGTACGTCGCCGACGACACCGCCCGCCAGTACATCGGCAGCGGCGACCCGCTCGCGCGCGCCCTCGAGAAGATCTCCGCGGGCGCCGAGGGTCGCGAGCCGCGAGTCGAGGACAGCGGCGTCAACGCCCTGTGTATCTTCAACGCCGACCGCAGCATGCTCCAGCGGATCTTCTCGACGCACCCGCCGACGGAGAAGCGCATCGAGAAACTCCGAAGCTAA
- a CDS encoding PUA domain-containing protein, which produces MSEVADGNADLTTLRTIADYQFGAGAGTALFPPTETDSLEITRTSSGRPRQVHADAGRIVSFGTDGRFTLGLEGGRRLDAALEHPAYRVVVDDESEPFVREEKNVFAKFVLEAGPEIRPGDEVLVVHERGELLAVGRAELDAAAIADFDTGMAVNVREGAPAER; this is translated from the coding sequence ATGAGCGAGGTCGCTGACGGGAACGCGGATCTGACGACGCTTCGGACGATCGCGGACTACCAGTTCGGTGCGGGGGCGGGCACGGCACTCTTTCCGCCTACCGAAACCGACTCACTCGAGATCACCCGGACTTCCTCCGGGCGACCGCGACAGGTCCACGCCGACGCCGGCCGTATCGTCTCCTTCGGCACCGACGGCCGGTTCACGCTCGGCCTCGAGGGCGGTCGCCGGCTCGACGCGGCGCTCGAGCATCCCGCCTACCGCGTGGTCGTCGACGACGAGAGCGAACCGTTCGTCCGCGAGGAGAAGAACGTCTTCGCGAAGTTCGTCCTCGAGGCGGGGCCGGAAATCCGGCCGGGCGACGAAGTGCTGGTCGTCCACGAGCGCGGGGAGTTGCTCGCGGTCGGCCGAGCGGAACTCGACGCAGCGGCCATCGCCGATTTCGATACGGGGATGGCCGTCAACGTTCGCGAGGGTGCGCCCGCGGAGCGGTGA
- a CDS encoding LabA-like NYN domain-containing protein, which translates to MTEIHPGQRVAVLVDAQNLYHSAQSLYSRNIDYSSLLEKAVQDRQLTRAIAYVIRADAPEEESFFEALVDIGFEPKIKDIKTFADGSKKADWDVGMSLDAVTLANHVDTIVLCTGDGDFSRLCSHLRHEGVRVEVMAFESSTADELVDAADSFLDLDERRETFLL; encoded by the coding sequence GTGACCGAAATTCATCCCGGCCAGCGCGTCGCCGTTCTCGTCGACGCCCAAAACCTCTACCACTCGGCACAGAGTCTCTACAGCCGCAACATCGACTATTCGTCGCTGCTCGAGAAGGCCGTACAGGACCGCCAGCTCACCCGCGCGATCGCCTACGTGATCCGCGCGGACGCCCCCGAAGAGGAGAGCTTTTTCGAGGCGCTGGTCGACATCGGCTTCGAGCCGAAGATCAAGGATATCAAGACCTTCGCCGACGGCTCCAAGAAGGCCGACTGGGACGTCGGCATGAGCTTGGACGCGGTGACGCTCGCGAACCACGTCGACACGATCGTCCTCTGTACGGGTGACGGCGACTTCTCGCGACTCTGCTCGCACCTGCGCCACGAGGGCGTCCGCGTCGAGGTGATGGCGTTCGAATCCTCGACCGCCGACGAACTCGTCGACGCGGCCGACTCCTTCCTCGATCTGGACGAGCGGCGCGAAACGTTCCTGCTGTAA
- a CDS encoding transcription factor S has product MEFCDECGSMMKADDGLWKCGSCGYTEPKGDADQYIVTDSQEASEIIESSEETSLPETDAHCPECGNDRAYWYMQQIRSADESETRFFICTECEHKWREDDN; this is encoded by the coding sequence ATGGAATTCTGCGACGAATGCGGTTCGATGATGAAAGCCGACGATGGCCTCTGGAAGTGCGGCAGCTGCGGCTACACGGAGCCGAAGGGCGACGCCGACCAGTACATCGTCACCGACAGCCAGGAAGCCAGCGAGATCATCGAATCCTCCGAGGAAACCTCGCTGCCCGAAACCGACGCCCACTGTCCCGAGTGCGGCAACGACCGCGCCTACTGGTACATGCAACAGATCCGCTCGGCCGACGAGTCCGAGACGCGCTTCTTCATCTGTACCGAGTGCGAGCACAAGTGGCGCGAGGACGACAACTAA
- a CDS encoding methyltransferase domain-containing protein, producing the protein MTEHDSDGGSDADSGTDEDAETAADRVPVLLVRGDREYLVEPGAEMGTDLGVLEVPEDVQPGDTLETHLGDEFHVRRLRGPDLFHHFERTGAPMVPRDIGLVIGETGIARGDRVLDAGTGTGVLAASMARAGADVVTYEQDPDFADVARENMALGGVDDVVDVRTGDVCEELETLESSSFDVITLDTADAADVVAHAPELLVDGGFVAVYSPFIESTREVAETAREADLANVRTRETIQREMEFDDRGSRPSTAPVGHTGYLTFARNE; encoded by the coding sequence GTGACCGAGCACGATTCCGACGGCGGGAGCGACGCCGACTCCGGTACCGACGAGGACGCCGAAACCGCAGCCGACCGCGTCCCCGTCCTCCTGGTCCGGGGCGACCGCGAGTACCTCGTCGAACCCGGCGCGGAGATGGGCACCGACCTCGGCGTCCTCGAGGTTCCCGAGGACGTCCAGCCCGGCGACACCCTCGAGACGCATCTGGGCGACGAGTTCCACGTCCGCCGACTGCGCGGCCCGGACCTCTTTCACCACTTCGAGCGCACCGGCGCGCCGATGGTCCCCCGCGACATCGGGCTGGTGATCGGCGAGACGGGCATCGCCCGCGGCGACCGCGTGCTCGACGCCGGCACCGGCACGGGCGTGCTCGCGGCGTCGATGGCCCGCGCCGGCGCCGACGTCGTCACCTACGAGCAGGACCCCGACTTCGCCGACGTCGCCCGCGAGAACATGGCGCTCGGCGGCGTCGACGACGTCGTCGACGTCCGTACCGGCGACGTCTGCGAGGAACTCGAGACCCTCGAGTCCTCGTCGTTCGACGTCATCACGCTGGATACGGCCGACGCGGCGGACGTGGTCGCCCATGCGCCCGAACTGCTGGTCGACGGCGGTTTCGTCGCGGTCTACAGCCCGTTCATCGAGTCGACCCGCGAGGTCGCGGAGACGGCCCGCGAGGCTGACCTCGCGAACGTCCGCACGCGCGAGACCATCCAGCGCGAGATGGAGTTCGACGACCGCGGCTCGAGGCCGTCGACGGCTCCCGTGGGTCACACGGGATACCTGACGTTCGCGCGCAACGAGTAA